The genomic region TTTATTTTGCCTCAGATGGGCATGCCGGGCTTGGCGGACTGGATCTGTTCTACACCACGCTTTCGCCGGAAGGCGTCCCCGGCAAGGTATACAATCTCGGCGCGCCGCTCAATTCGCGGCAGGATGATTTCGGAATCATCACCGACGGGCAACGCCAGGCGGGCTTTTTCAGCAGTAACCGGCGCAATGGCGGAACGGACGACGATATTTACCGCTTTCGCCGGGAAGGGCCCCTGTATCCCTGCCGGGAGCTTTCGCTGAGCGTGATCGATGCGGAAAGTAAAGAGCCGCTGCCGGGCGCGACGGTCGATCTGGGCAATAACCTGACGGCGGAGGACTCCCGCAAACTGACGCTGGACAGTACCGGCCTTGCCCGCATCTGCCTCGATCCCGAATCCGATTTTGTCATGGCCGCCTCAGCCGCCGGTTATCAGTCCAGCACGGTCGGCTTCTCCACCCGGGACCTTGCGGATGACCTGCCGATCCGGATCGAAATCCCGCTCCAGCGGGCGAAACCCCAGGCTACCTTGCTGAAAGGCCGCGTTCTGGCCCAGAAAGACAGTAAACCCCTGCCGAACGTCCGGGTGGTGCTGAAATCGGACTGCGACTCAACGGCGCGGGATACGCTTTCGGCGGAAGATGGGACGTATGCCTTTCTGGTGCGGCCGGACTGCAACTACCAAATTGAAGCGTACGGCCAGAACATGGCGACCACCGGGGGCCGGGTGGATACCACCGGCACGGCGGCAACCGAACTCCGGATGCTGACCAAAGGCGATGTGGTGGCGATTGACAACATTTACTACGACCTGAACAAGTGGACGATCCGGCCCGATGCGGCGGCCGAACTCAACAAACTGGCCGAACTGATGAAAAAATATCCGAAAATGCGGATTGAACTGCGGTCGCATACCGACAGTCGCGCCTCCGCTTCGTTTAACCGGACGCTGTCTACCCGGCGGGCCATCGCGGCCGTATCGTATCTCCGGCGGCAGGGCATCGCCGGTAAACGCATGGTCGCGGCGGGGTACGGCGAGAGCAAACTGCTGAACCCGTGCCGCGACGGGGTGACCTGTTCGGAAGAAGAACACCAGCAAAACCGCCGGACGGAGTTTAAAATTCTGGCGTTAGAATAACTTTTCGGCGCGGAAAATCCGGAAAAACAGGCGACGGCTGGAGTCTGCTTTTTCTGTTCTTATCTTAGCGAACATTTTATCCCGGCCCACCCATGCTGAATCGTTTCTGGAAAATTCTGTTTGCCACCGCCGGTCTTACGGCTTCGTTCTCTCCTGCAAACGCCCAGCGGGAAGTGCTTTATGCCCAGTATTTCACCAACCCACTGACCATTAACCCGGCCTATACCGGCGTTCGGGAGAGTCTGACCATGACGGCGGTCTTCCGGCGGAAATGGCTGGGGGTTCAGGGCTTTCCCGTCACGCAGTCGCTGGGAATGGACGGGGAGGTGGGCAACAGCGGCATCGGGCTTGGCCTGCAGGCGCTGAACGACCGGATGAGTCCCTATTCAAACACGGGCATCTACGGCAGCGTGGCTTACCATATCCGTCTGGCATCCGGGGCAAAACTTTCCTTCGGCGGTTCCGGGGGCATCAATGTGCTGCCGGTATTCGACCCGGCTACGAGTGTAGGACTGAACAAGGCCCTGCCGAGTGTCGGCGTTGGCGCGCATTACGAAGGCAATACCCTCTGGCTGGGCATCTCAAAGCCCGAACTGATTGATCGGCCGCTCCGGCTGACGGGCACCAATGCCGCCCTGCAATACAACCGCCCCCTGTTTATCCAGGCCGGGGCCAAACTGCCCGCTTCCGAAGGGGTTATGCTGATGCCTTCGTTGTTGCTGACCCAGCAGCAAAGCCTGCCGCTGGGCGTCGATCTGAACCTGAAAAGCTGGTTTATGCAGAAAGTGGCGCTCGGCGTTTCCGTCCGGCTCAACAATGCCTCCCTGATCGCCCGGCAAAGTTATGTGCTCGCACTGGCCGAATACCAGCTCGCGAATACCATCCGGGTAGGCTACAATTACAGCAGTCGGACGGCCGAGAACCCGTTTTTCCCGCAGCGGAGCGTACATGAACTGGTTTTCCGCTACACGCCGAGTCCGATGCTGTTTCAGTACCGGTAAGGGCCAAAGTGGCCTTGCCGTTTAAAGTGGCCGCTTCGTCCGAAAACTTCCTACCTTTGCGGCATGAAAGTAGCCGGATTTACCTTTATCCGCAATGCCCGGAAGTACGACTATCCCATTGTTGAAGCCATAACGTCT from Tellurirhabdus rosea harbors:
- a CDS encoding PorP/SprF family type IX secretion system membrane protein, producing MLNRFWKILFATAGLTASFSPANAQREVLYAQYFTNPLTINPAYTGVRESLTMTAVFRRKWLGVQGFPVTQSLGMDGEVGNSGIGLGLQALNDRMSPYSNTGIYGSVAYHIRLASGAKLSFGGSGGINVLPVFDPATSVGLNKALPSVGVGAHYEGNTLWLGISKPELIDRPLRLTGTNAALQYNRPLFIQAGAKLPASEGVMLMPSLLLTQQQSLPLGVDLNLKSWFMQKVALGVSVRLNNASLIARQSYVLALAEYQLANTIRVGYNYSSRTAENPFFPQRSVHELVFRYTPSPMLFQYR